Genomic DNA from Bacteroidales bacterium:
GAATTTTGAGCTTTACATAAGGCTAGAGCATTATCTATTTTTCCGTCAAGGATATATTCGCGAATGTTGTCCATAAATTTGTCGTCTTTTTTGTTTGCATTTCGAATAGCAATAAAACGATCGACAAATACATAAATAGTAATAATACTGATTATTCCTAAGACAATCATAATCCAGCCACCTTTTAGGGCTAGGTCCCATAACGAAAGCGTTAGTTCTCCTTGAGCTGGAACAGTTCCAGCAGCTGTAGTTGTAATCTGCAAAAACATCATACCTCGATAGAATTAAAGTTTAAATAATTGCACTAAAATAAGCATGAAGTAATAACGCAGTAATAGGTTAAAATATTATTTATTAACATTCAATTGTTGAATGTAGATTTACTTTTAAAGTAGTTATTTATTATTGAATTCTTTAATAAGCTGATCGAGTTGTTCAATTTTTTGTGGTAAATGTTTAAAATGTACATATGATTTTTGATAATCTTTAATAGCAAAGGCTGGTGAGCCTTGTAAAATAATGCCTTTTTCTGTAACATTAGAACCGATACCCGATTGAGCAGCTATTTTTACTTCATCAGCAATTCTTAAATGGCCAGCGATGCCAACTTGTCCGCCAATCATACAATATTTGCCAATTTTGGTCGATCCAGAAACACCACTTTGAGCAGCAATGACGGTTCCTTCGCCAATTTCTACATTATGTCCGATTTGAATGAGATTGTCTAATTTTACCCATTTGCGAATGATGGTACTTCCCATGGTGGCTCTATCGATGGTTGTGTTGGCTCCTATTTCAACATAATCTTCTATAACTACATTGCCTAACTGAGGGACTTTTTTGTTTGAGTGGTCGTTGGCAGTAAATCCAAATCCATCGGCTCCTATTACTGAGTTTGCATGAATAATGCAGTGGTTACCTATTACACAATCTTTATATATTCTAACACCAGAATGAATAATAGTGTTTTCGCCAATAATTACATTTTCGCCAATAAAAACATTTGGATATATTTTTGCATTGTTGTGAATAATGGCATTTTTAGAAATATAAGAAAAAGCACCTATATATACCTTATTGCATAATTTTGCGCTCGTATGAATATACGATGGATATTCTATTCCAGTTGGATGGTGTTCGGTTTCTTTTTGGCATATTTCGAGTAATTGAGCAAAAGCTTTGTAAGCGTCGTTTACACGAATTAGAGTACATTCAACTGGATGAGATGGAGTAAAATTATTATTAATTAAAACAATGCTCGATTGAGT
This window encodes:
- the lpxD gene encoding UDP-3-O-(3-hydroxymyristoyl)glucosamine N-acyltransferase → MKLTAKQIAEMLNGTVEGDENIEVDSVAKIEEGKKGCLSFLSNLQYEKYLYQTQSSIVLINNNFTPSHPVECTLIRVNDAYKAFAQLLEICQKETEHHPTGIEYPSYIHTSAKLCNKVYIGAFSYISKNAIIHNNAKIYPNVFIGENVIIGENTIIHSGVRIYKDCVIGNHCIIHANSVIGADGFGFTANDHSNKKVPQLGNVVIEDYVEIGANTTIDRATMGSTIIRKWVKLDNLIQIGHNVEIGEGTVIAAQSGVSGSTKIGKYCMIGGQVGIAGHLRIADEVKIAAQSGIGSNVTEKGIILQGSPAFAIKDYQKSYVHFKHLPQKIEQLDQLIKEFNNK